The genomic stretch GACTGAGACTGAAGAAAGGAGTCTATTTTATATTTGCCCTTGAGATTTTACCTTAATTGGTTTTATCTGGTAAATTAAagcttaaataaatattgtcgaGCATCTTTTTCATTTGCATAATCCATTTGATGGACTATTTTATACAAACCCTTATCCCTGGCTGTCTTTACCCATTGAGTTATACAAAGCCTGCCTGGAAGGATTTGGCTGATATCTGTGAAGGTTTAGTCAGCTGTGGTTCTTTGCCTCTGACAGACGTTTAGATCACCGCGCAGTCAGCGAGTCCCACAGGTGAGGTGAGTCAAAACACCAAAGCATCCTGGTCACTGTTGTCTATCCCTGCCATCAGAAAGCAAGAAGAGAGTCACTGCCCTTTTTTAAGTCATCCCAGGAGATTTCCGGTCAAGTAGAGCCAGAAGCCACACGTTAATTTAGAAGCCAAAGTCTGACTGGTGATATTCAGGTTGTCCAAACCAATGGCTTGTAGTTAAGTTCTATCAGGGAACTTTATGACATGAGCAAAGGTGTACCCAATATATAAAGGGAAAATCTGTTTACCCCACCAAAAAACATCAACTTCTGACATGATTTGTTCATTCATCCCTTATGAAAACACACCAAATAGCTAAAATGTACCTACCTAAACATAAATCCTTCCTTAACTTGACTGTTGACTGATATTTACTTACCCAATGAGTAAACTGGAGACAATATCAGAATTGAATGacagttttaattaataaaatgatttcCCAGCACAGAATCACTACAGCACCAGtcttaaatccatccatccatccattgtctactgcttatccggggtcgggtcgtgagggcagcagctccagaaaGGAactccaaacttcccttctccgggccacatccaccagctccgactgggggaatcccgaggcgttcccaggtcctgggtcttccccagggtctcctcccagctggacgtgccctcactcgcgaacaagaccccaaagtacctgaactccttcacttggggtaaggactcattccctactcggagtaggcaatccaccagtttcctgctgagagccatggcctcagattttgaggtgctgatcctcatcccaaccgcttcacactcggctgcgaaccgatccagtgactgttgaagctCACAgacgatgacgccatcaggaccacatcatctgcaatcCATCTTAAATccaacatatataaataatttgtgTTACCGATCATCTGGTAATCAACTAGCTGTATGCTAACTATTAGCCGTATCACCTCGATGTTTGTTCTTTGCTACACTGTCCCTCAGCTAATTACCGCCTGTATGTAATCATACAGGCGGTAATTAGTTACAACTTTATTTGTTACAACTTTATGTTTAAACAAAATGCTGATATTCACTTAATAACAATCACAAGTCACAAAATGTTCTTTGTAAGATGATTCTTGttgcaatttatttttgatacatttgtaacaacacacattttatttgcatcCGTACCAAGCTAGAGATTCTGACGGAGGATGAACCCAATGGTTACAGCTAGAGTTGAACAATTATTAATCCttaacagaaatgtatttgtcaattattttaataacagATTAATCGTTTAAATAAGTTTTGAAGCAAAAATAGTGAAGGTTTAccttaaagtaaataaaatgtattttgtactcTTTATTTTCAAGCTTGTTTCCCATGTATGCAGTAACATGTGGAACTTCTAAAGGCCCTTTTTGAAGAAGACATTTTCTATGTCACATAATGAAAAATACAGGAGTAAATCATTTTTAGCTTCCTGGTATTTTGCATGTTGGCTCTGTCATGCATACGAAGaattcattaatgttattagcaaCATTGTGCTTTGCCTACTATAACATGTTGGACGGTTCTTTGTTCTTTCCAAGGGAACGGACTGGATAATGCATCTCTAAAGCTTCTAGTCTTGTTTTGTGTAGGAACGCTGCAAATGAAAGCGCTCAACCTCAGAAACCAAGTCATTTGAGGCTTCCTAATAGACATGTGTGTAACCACATACACAACACGGACAACACTGTTGTGTAACCTGACAATCACCATCTTCTATTTTTCATTTCGTCCTGAAGCTTTTTCCAGACCCCTGTGAAAGTATATTGTATATGGCAAGCACGTCTTAAAATAGGAGCCacttacacaacacacaaagcATCAAACGGCTCCaaacatgtttactgtgttCATAAAGATGTTACATAAGCCTAATGTCAGATGGATagcctcaccacacacacaaagacacatcaaGATGACggatattttatgtttttctgtcttATTTTACACATGCACATCATGTCTAGTTGTGAAACAAACATGTCCAGTATACAGATAATCCTGAAAGAATGGTGAAATAGAACAATTAGCAGTGCCAGGTTCCTTGTTCTACCATAGACCGTATAAAAAAAGTGGATGTTACCTCTGTGTCTTAGTAAAGCCTATGCGGAAGTGCCTTTAACCTGCATTTGAGTAATAGCAAGCAGGGGGCGACACCACTGCTTGCAAAAAtaagtccgattgtatagaagtctatgagaaaatgaccctacctctcacttaatttattacctcagttgacattttcctaatgtttttatggtctcaatcactagtttcaagtcttctttacAGCATGACGAGATTATGCTTTAGGgcatggctaccttgtgattgacaaatTTGCTATCACAGCAAGCAAGCAATCATGATAGAGGTGTAGGAATGCGAACGCTCTCAGTCCAAATATTGTCACTTCTGGatccaaaaataaaactatggcaacaaaatgccaaactcaaggcttcaaaacagtaatccacaaaccaatgggtgatgtcacGGTGGCGACgtccatttattttatattggcCTATTGGTTCTACTTTGTTTTCTCATCCTATTTTGTTCTCAGCGCTGAAATGAGAAGattgtccttcttctccttgaCTAAACACAGTCGGTGAATTGCCGTCAGAAGACTTTGCCTCAGCCTGTTCACAGTTGCTGTCACTTTCACCAGTGGCCATCCCTCTTTTAGAGGGCAAAGCAGTTGCAGTACATTTCGTTATCACCGTGCTAGTTTTCAGTTCTGATATCACTGCAGATTTGCGGTAGCAGCCCCTCAGCCCCTTGCGGAAGCGTATGGTGAACAGGCCATAGATGATGGGATCCAGGCAGGTGTTGAAAAGCCCAAAGATGAACAGGATATGGGTGAGGGAGTGGGACACTTTTCCCTCCAGGTCGTCTGGGAAGAACCAGTACCACAAACCCAACAAGTAGTACGGAGTCCAGCAGACTATGAAGCCGATCACTATGACGATGCTCATTTTCAGAGTTCTCATTCTAGCTTTGGGGATGTTGTTCTTTGAGCAACGGAGATGTGGCTCGTTTGAGGAAACTGGAGGAAATAAAGAGTGTTGAGTATTAAGGAACATATGGGATGtcaacatgcaacattattacTAAAATATGCATCAAATGTTGTTAGTTTTCTGAATTCGTTCTGACCAATCAAACACCAGGCTTTGAACTTACAGTTCTTTTTTGTCATCCGTTTGGAGATCTGGATAAAGATCCTGGTGTAGCAGATAATCATTATGACCAGCGGCAGCAGGAAGAGGCAGGAGAAGGTGAACATGTTGTAGGCTGTTTCCTGCCAGTGAGTGACAAAGCTCCCCCTAGTGGTGCACTGAGTAAAGTTGGCTGGATATGTGATGGTCACAGTATGGAAAATGAACATCTGtggaattaaaaatgtaaaagtataacAGTAGTTGTCACAGGGAAGTATTTTCTTCCCTGTTTAGCATATGTGGGATAGAAAGATTAAAGCATTATATAATAATGGTGTTCCAGTGTTATTATGTTCATTGTATCGCATATCATTTACTTCCAAATGGTAGTGTTTCATGTTAATTAGTAATGTGTGCTTTACATAACTTGGCAAGAAGAACACTTTTGTCttgtaacattaaaaatgaaaacacagtgtttgaaaatacaaacaacaaatcATAAATCTAACCTGTGTCTTGCTTCTTCAAGTATTTATGCTAAGCAGCTAGACTAGGTAATGTCCCTTCcatagttattttaacccaaaccacaatgttttcttcaacctaaccaagttgtttcctgtgaagacaGAAGTGTATTTTGAAAAGTCTGTATGCATGTaacgtgttgctggacattcaTAGCACAACGCATGAAAAATAAGCAAAGTGAAGAATCTATACTTCCCTTGTAGGGCCCCTAAATCATACAGCAGGTTTTCGTGCAGCAAAGCCCTTTAGGAAATGCCACTTTTTATGTAAATtcacagagataaagagagaatgATGAACCATGTAGAAGAATGTATGTCAACTACATGTAAAGCCAGATTTCAATTTCCTCTAGGATGTGTGGTTTGCCTACAGTTTAAAATATCTGTGAGAGTGAGATAAGACATGCTGATCCAATAATCTGCTGCATATTTTAAGACCTATAGCTTGCTATTTATATTGAGGAACACAAGAGAGAGATCCTATAACCCAACTCTACTCCCTGAATCACTTGCTTCAAAGACTATGTTTAACTGAATCAAACAAGCAGTTATCTCCTGTCTTGTCAAACCATCGTCATCTGGCCTTACCTGGGGGATCGAGAACAAGGCGCTCATAGTCCACGCCACCATCAGCATGACCCTGTTCCTTTTCCGGGCCATGCTGATGGCCAAAGGGTTGAGGATAGCTGACTGTCTGTCAAGACTAATCACCACTGTGACAAAGGCGCAGGAGTACATGACCTGCAGCTTGAGGAACATCAGGAACCTGCAGGCCAGGTCGCCAGCCAGCCACTGGACTGTGATGTTCCACACCGCGTCCACGGGCATCACGATGAAGGTAACCAAGAGATCGGCCGCAGTCAAGTTGAGTATCAGCACTCGGACGTGGGATTTGCGCTTCTGGCCGTTGACTGCCCACAGCACTGCCAAATTGCAGAAAGTGGAAATGCCACACAGGATGAAGGTAACAATCACTCTGACTTTGGCCGCTGTAGAAAAGGTGGGCAGCTGCGGCGCTTCGTCCACCAAAGTCCAGTTACAGTGAGGAGTCAGCCAGTCACAGCTGGCATTGAGGTCAAATCCTGAGCTCTGCTGATACATGGTGAGTGCAGGAtcacagcaggaggaggcgTTCATTTTCTGACCCTCAGCAAGGAGTCAGGCTTTACTGTTCAGCTTACATAGAGGCTAGTGGTGGCAAAGGGAGATAAGGCAAACATATACACCCATGAGCCTTGTGCATGAAGTTGGTGCAAAAATATTCATCTGCATGAATTTGCAG from Cottoperca gobio chromosome 3, fCotGob3.1, whole genome shotgun sequence encodes the following:
- the LOC115003436 gene encoding gonadotropin-releasing hormone II receptor-like, giving the protein MNASSCCDPALTMYQQSSGFDLNASCDWLTPHCNWTLVDEAPQLPTFSTAAKVRVIVTFILCGISTFCNLAVLWAVNGQKRKSHVRVLILNLTAADLLVTFIVMPVDAVWNITVQWLAGDLACRFLMFLKLQVMYSCAFVTVVISLDRQSAILNPLAISMARKRNRVMLMVAWTMSALFSIPQMFIFHTVTITYPANFTQCTTRGSFVTHWQETAYNMFTFSCLFLLPLVIMIICYTRIFIQISKRMTKKNFSSNEPHLRCSKNNIPKARMRTLKMSIVIVIGFIVCWTPYYLLGLWYWFFPDDLEGKVSHSLTHILFIFGLFNTCLDPIIYGLFTIRFRKGLRGCYRKSAVISELKTSTVITKCTATALPSKRGMATGESDSNCEQAEAKSSDGNSPTVFSQGEEGQSSHFSAENKIG